Proteins from one Daphnia pulicaria isolate SC F1-1A chromosome 3, SC_F0-13Bv2, whole genome shotgun sequence genomic window:
- the LOC124328736 gene encoding zinc transporter 2-like — protein MADSNLSGGLSIPGSAQRRKKAFSVSLRENDFDISEVPCLEEEIISLDNDRNLTPVADKCYSCGQTLPYKASNERDVSQSRTPINNCSPKNHSLIKNSRTELQPHTTSHLDYESCTSSGENHLSLDHCHRARVLTTDSKAKKKLILASILCLVFMVGEAVGGYLANSLAIATDAAHLLTDFASFMISLFSLWLASRPPTKRMSFGWYRAEVIGALTSVLMIWVVTGILVYLAIQRLVNKDFDIEAKIMLITSGLGVVINLVMGCTLHQHGHSHGGSNHQHSHSAPIHDAENQPLLSHSHVGHTHDDVENINVRAAFIHVVGDFVQSLGVFIAAIIIFFQPDWAFIDPICTFLFSILVLFTTIAILKDALTVLMEGLPRGLDFNRVQHTFLSIDGVIRVHNLRIWALTMDKVALSAHLAIRRGSKTQEVLIQASQLVRSKFNVFEMTLQIEKFEAGMEDCVQCQDPVD, from the exons ATGGCTGATTCGAATTTATCTGGTGGGCTTTCAATTCCGGGGTCTGCACAACGACGAAAAAAAGCCTTCAGTGTTTCTCTTcgcgaaaatgattttgacatTTCCGAAGTACCTtgtttggaagaagaaataatctcTTTAGATAATGATAGAAATCTAACACCTGTTGCAGACAAATGTTATAGTTGTGGACAAACTTTACCATACAAAGCTTCAAATGAAAGGGATGTTAGCCAAAGCAGAACTCCAATTAACAACTGTAGTCCCAAAAATCATAGcttgattaaaaattcaagaactGAGCTGCAACCACATACTACTTCACA TTTGGATTACGAGTCATGTACGTCTAGTGGAGAAAATCATCTTAGTTTGG ATCATTGCCATAGGGCAAGAGTGTTGACAACTGATTCAAAGGCAAAAAAGAAGCTTATACTGGCAAGCATTCTTTGTTTGGTCTTCATGGTAGGAGAAGCTGTGG GAGGATATCTTGCAAATAGTTTGGCCATAGCCACAGATGCAGCTCACCTTCTCACAGATTTTGCCTCATTTATGATATCACTTTTTAGTTTATGGCTTGCTTCGAGACCTCCTACCAAACGAATGAGCTTCGGATGGTACCGCGCAG agGTTATTGGTGCATTAACATCTGTTTTGATGATTTG GGTTGTAACAGGGATTTTAGTTTACCTGGCCATTCAGAGACTTGTTAATAAAGATTTCGACATTGAAGCAAAAATCATGTTGATAACTTCGGGTCTAGGAGTGGTCATAAACTTAGTAATGGGTTGCACGCTCCATCAACATGGACACAGCCATGGGGGAAGCAACCACCAGCACAGCCACTCAGCTCCAATCCATGACGCTGAAAACCAACCTCTACTCTCTCATAGCCATGTAGGACACACTCACGATGATGTTGAGAATATCAACGTTCGAGCGG CCTTTATTCACGTTGTTGGAGATTTCGTTCAAAGTCTCGGCGTTTTCATTGCcgcaataataatttttttccag cCGGATTGGGCATTTATTGATCCTATCTGCACTTTTCTATTTTCGATCTTAGTTCTTTTCACTACGATCGCAATTTTAAAAGATGCGTTGACTGTTTTGATGGAGG GCTTGCCTCGGGGACTGGATTTTAATAGAGTACAGCACACGTTTTTGTCTATCGATG GCGTGATTCGTGTACACAACCTTCGTATATGGGCTCTTACAATGGATAAAGTCGCCTTGTCCGCACATTTGGCCATTC ggcgTGGGTCGAAGACTCAAGAAGTGTTAATACAAGCTTCGCAACTGGTGCGTTCTAAATTTAATGTGTTTGAAATGACGTTACAAATAGAGAAATTTGAGGCTGGAATGGAAGATTGTGTGCAGTGCCAAGATCCTGTAGATTGA
- the LOC124328746 gene encoding 39S ribosomal protein L38, mitochondrial-like isoform X2 encodes MSNLLNQFKFARNLLLKLQPVYIQPNRELRGKAPDVARTLKQRLEEIAFAEKDPSLHFKVNIGLPHLKASRAEENGPRLEMQRSMKKSAEASSIEEISLKEIRKEWLKTAAPFQIKAIAEHYNIFKDLFGEAFFVPRIPLSIGYQQTDGSTMPVYFGNQIKPYEAALPPIVSYEADPSSLWTLVLTNPDGHLSEKDAEYVHWFIGNIPGNNIDKGEEVVSYLQPFPPRGTGSQRLVFVLYKQEKKINFSSYQRTAPCLELTNRTFHMKRFYKEFQDYITPAGLSFFQSDWDISLTDFFHKTLNTWTNIATKNKYQKNYFLSA; translated from the exons atgtctaatttactaaatcaattcaaatttgcccgtaatttattattaaaactTCAGCCTGTATATATACAGCCTAATCGTGAACTTAGAGGAAAAGCGCCAGACGTTGCTCGAACACTGAAGCAGCGATTAGAAG aaattgctTTTGCGGAAAAGGATCCCAGTCTTCATTTCAAGGTTAATATAGGCTTACCTCACCTCAAGGCTTCGAGAGCAGAAGAAAATGGTCCAAGACTCGAGATGCAACGATCAATGAAAAAATCTGCAGAAGCATCATCAATTGAAGAAATATCATTAAAAGAGATCAGAAAAGAATGGCTTAAAACAGCTGCTCCCTTCCAAATCAAAGCTATAGCTGAGcattataatatttttaaagatcTTTTTGGAGAAGCTTTCTTCGTGCCAAGAATTCCACTTTCAATTGGATATCAACAAACTGATGGTTCTACCATGCCAGTTTATTTTGGAAATCAGATAAAGCCTTATGAG GCTGCATTGCCCCCTATTGTGTCATATGAAGCTGATCCATCTTCGCTGTGGACTTTGGTTTTGACAAATCCAGATGGCCATTTGAGTGAAAAAGATGCTGAATATGTGCATTGGTTCAT TGGGAATATTCCTGGCAATAACATTGATAAAGGAGAGGAAGTTGTTAGTTATTTGCAACCTTTTCCACCACGAGGAACTGGAAGTCAAAGACTTGTATTTGTTCTGTACaagcaagagaaaaaaattaattttagctCTTATCAAAGGACTGCTCCATg CTTAGAGCTTACCAACAGGACATTTCATATGAAGAGATTCTATAAAGAATTCCAAGATTATATCACACCTGCAGgattatcattttttcagagTGACTGGGATATTTCATTAACGGATTTTTTCCATAAAACTTTAA